The following proteins are co-located in the Amycolatopsis tolypomycina genome:
- the purF gene encoding amidophosphoribosyltransferase produces MVSDPQLVSDQPEPEPREECGVFGVWAPGEEVAKLTYYGLYALQHRGQEAAGISVSDGSQIVVFKDLGLVSQVFDEQILQSLQGHIAVGHCRYSTTGATIWENAQPIFRTTETGSGLSFAHNGNLVNTAELRERTIEAGLKPHAGLTGSSSDSDLICGLLAANAADKGIEAAAMELLPTLKGAFCLVFSDENTLYAARDPHGVHPLVLGRLERGWVVSSETAGLDIVGASFVREVEPGELIAIDAEGLRSSRFANPDPKGCVFEYVYLARPDTTIAGRGVHATRVEIGRRLAAEQPVEADLVMPVPESGTPAAIGYAQGSGIPYGTGLVKNAYVGRTFIQPSQTIRQLGIRLKLNPLRDVIRGKRLVVVDDSIVRGNTQRALVRMLREAGALEVHVRIASPPVRWPCFYGIDFASRAELVANGVDTDGIRRSIGADSLGYISLDGLVAATEQPKSRLCTACFSGEYPIPLPEDALIGKHLLESLDAVNGAATPVSPAGYGAEDAVRRP; encoded by the coding sequence GTGGTTTCCGACCCGCAGCTCGTGTCCGACCAGCCCGAACCGGAACCCCGTGAGGAGTGTGGCGTCTTCGGCGTCTGGGCTCCCGGGGAAGAAGTCGCGAAGCTGACCTACTACGGCCTCTACGCCCTGCAGCACCGGGGCCAGGAGGCCGCCGGCATCTCCGTCTCCGACGGCTCGCAGATCGTGGTCTTCAAGGACCTCGGCCTGGTCAGCCAGGTGTTCGACGAGCAGATCCTGCAGTCGCTGCAGGGCCACATCGCCGTCGGTCACTGCCGGTACTCGACCACCGGCGCGACCATCTGGGAGAACGCCCAGCCGATCTTCCGCACCACCGAGACCGGCAGCGGCCTCTCCTTCGCGCACAACGGCAACCTGGTGAACACGGCCGAGCTGCGCGAACGCACCATCGAAGCGGGGCTGAAGCCGCACGCGGGCCTCACCGGCTCGTCCAGCGACTCCGACCTGATCTGCGGCCTGCTCGCCGCGAACGCCGCCGACAAGGGCATCGAGGCCGCGGCCATGGAGCTGCTGCCCACCCTGAAGGGCGCGTTCTGCCTGGTGTTCTCCGACGAAAACACGCTGTACGCGGCGCGTGACCCGCACGGCGTGCACCCGCTGGTGCTCGGCAGGCTCGAGCGCGGCTGGGTCGTCTCGAGCGAGACGGCGGGCCTCGACATCGTCGGCGCGTCGTTCGTCCGCGAGGTCGAGCCGGGCGAGCTGATCGCCATCGACGCCGAGGGCCTGCGGTCCTCGCGGTTCGCGAACCCGGACCCCAAGGGCTGCGTGTTCGAGTACGTCTACCTGGCCCGCCCCGACACCACGATCGCCGGCCGCGGCGTGCACGCCACCCGCGTCGAGATCGGCCGCCGCCTCGCGGCCGAGCAGCCGGTCGAGGCCGACCTGGTGATGCCGGTACCGGAGTCGGGCACCCCGGCCGCGATCGGCTACGCGCAGGGCTCGGGTATCCCCTACGGCACCGGCCTGGTCAAGAACGCCTACGTCGGGCGCACCTTCATCCAGCCGTCGCAGACCATCCGCCAGCTGGGCATCCGGCTCAAGCTGAACCCGCTGCGCGACGTCATCCGCGGCAAGCGCCTGGTCGTGGTGGACGACTCGATCGTCCGCGGCAACACCCAGCGCGCGCTCGTCCGCATGTTGCGGGAAGCCGGCGCGCTCGAGGTGCACGTCCGGATCGCGTCGCCGCCCGTGCGCTGGCCGTGCTTCTACGGCATCGACTTCGCTTCGCGGGCCGAGCTGGTCGCGAACGGCGTCGACACCGACGGCATCCGGCGCTCGATCGGGGCCGACTCCCTGGGCTACATTTCCCTGGACGGCCTGGTAGCGGCCACGGAACAGCCGAAGTCGCGGCTGTGCACGGCGTGCTTCTCGGGCGAGTACCCGATCCCGCTGCCGGAAGACGCGTTGATCGGGAAACACCTGCTCGAAAGCCTCGACGCGGTCAATGGCGCGGCGACCCCCGTCAGCCCCGCCGGGTACGGTGCCGAGGACGCCGTCCGGCGTCCCTGA